GCGAATTTGTCATACTATTGAGTATATATTTAGCGACTTAAAAAGCATGGcgtaaaattaaatgaaatcaaGATGGGTAGATCACATgagataaggaaaaaaaattgtggAGGAAGATAGGAAATTTGGcaaatatatgtttttgaaatatatgaatttgcACTTCATTCCATTTCCATTGCTACATTTCTTTTGAGAGCTGTAAAGTGTAATATCTTCTTCCACTGTGTCTTAGAGATATCAGTGTTTTACGGATGTTGAATGCCTCAAATTATTGTCCACAATGTAATATATTATCCAGGCTGCTTGGTATGACATTTAATTGATTTCCTTTCTATAGTCACATCTTAATATCAGCTGGTAAATCCATGTGTTGGCACAACTGTAAGGTAGTTCGTAATTCTTGAGAAGAACAACCTAGTCCATTAGCAATAATCATTGTCTAATCAATTCAATTCGTAGTTTctcatttttgagaaaaaacaACAGAGTCTATTATGTAAATACTCATTGTTTCAATCACCAATTGATTGATTAGCATAGGATTAGCTGATAGCgtaacattaaaattttgagttttagtCTTACCTCCAATGGTGCACGTGTTGTATCTGCTCCCTTGAATTGATTAAAAGCTCTTTCTGCAAGAGTATAATTAGTTTTATGCTAGAcatttggtttttgtttttggtgaTTGACATGTGAAGTTTCACAGGTTTTCAAGAGTGGCCCTCTTTTCATATCCTCAAAAGGTTTGTAAAGTTTTTCATCGCTGTCTCCTTCACCGTCCTTAAATTCTTTTCATGATTATAACTTGCATCAAAAGTTTACCATATGTCCATATCTTATACATGTATAAGTAATagttatatctatttattttaattattgaaggAATAATTGTCTTTATTTATAAAGATAAGGAAAAGAAAGTTGTTTATTTGGGACGCTTTAGTGGTAGTATCAGTATTAATTTTGCACAATGCGTTCTTGAAGTGAAGAATCTTGTTTTTACTCCATTATCTTTGAATCTCGGAGGACATCCATCtttcatattaatatttgttaaaattgagATCTGCATTAATTTTTTCCGATACACTTTTAACCGCCTATTCTGATGTCTGGTTCCTGCTTTTATGATTATGTTTATTCTTTGATTCAGATATCAAAATAGTttgtctaaaattattttataagtttgtGTTGAACTTCTGCAGGGATCGGTTGGAAGTCTTGGAAGAAGAGATGGTTTATCCTTACACGCACTTCCCTGGTGTTCTTCAAAAGTGATCCTGTTAGTGCTTACCACTGTttccataattttagtaaattataaTATGGCTTATAATTTCCCTAATTTTTGTTCTACTgatttttaatttctacataCTGCCAATACATGCTAGTATTAAGGATCTGTCGTCTGATCATTAAGTTCATAGTTGTGTGATGTTTATTGGTGCTGTatcatattcaatattttagttGTTCCTTTCCCTCACTTTTTATGCATATGCACACATCATGTCTTTTCAATGTTTCACCTGTTGGAATGGTTTAATAGCATATTTTAAATCGTTCAGGATTTTGTACATGTAATACGGAGATTAGGACATGATTGATTGTATGTAACACTGTGCGATACAGTTATTTTAGATTTTCTCACTTCTTGATGTGCTATGCTATATAAGAGAGAAGGACAATCATATCATTGCCTTCTAATGTTTCGAATGTTCATTAAAAGTTTGCTTTCATGAGTTAATTGAAACAAATGCTTATtgctttaattttcttgcagAGTGCCCTACCACAAAGAGGTGGTGAAGTTAATTTGACTTTGGGGGGTATTGACTTGAACAATTCTGGAAGGTGTGGATAACCAttgtatattttctattatgGTTTGTCACAAATGTCTTGCTTATAGTTCCTCTTGTTTGCAGTGTTGTTGTTAGAGAAGATAAAAAGTTGCTGACTGTGTTGTTTCCTGATGGGCGTGATGGACGGGCTTTCACTCTTAAGGTGTATCATGTGTAATTGACTATTGTTTCGGCTATTATTTTAGGTATTTGTTTCTCTGGACATATTTGAATTCAAGATGCTAATACCTTGTTACTTGCTAAATTCAGGCAGAGACATCAGAGGATTTGTATGAGTGGAAGACAGCTCTAGAACATGCCCTCACACAAGCACCAAGTGCTGCACTTGTCATGGGACACAATGGGATTTTCCGAAGTGACACAACTGATACAATTGAAGGGTCATTCCATCAATGTTTGTTCCCCGTAGtttcttcttaaatttatttgatgttcATCATTCCTTTTTGACCTATTCTTCTGcatttcttttacttatttttgttagatttttgcATTCTTCTTAGGGAGAGACAAACGCACTGCTAAATCGTTGGTTGTTGGAAGACCAATTTTGCTTGCGCTTGAAGATATTGATGGGAGCCCATCATTCCTAGAGAAAGCTCTGCGATTTCTTGAGAAGTTTGGtaaatgatgattttaaattaattattatttatgttacttGAGCTGGTTTTTCCACTGATGGAAAGTGAAGTTTTTCTCATGTACAGTTGTCTAGAAAACTGTATTCTTAATCTTTGGAATTGGTTTTGTTAAGCATCCAGAGGTTATATTCTTGTGATCTTAACATTAGGGAAGCTGCCTGACCATCCATTTTGTTAGCGCTTAGGACTACAAGCTTTATGTAGTAAAACTGTATGCTTCTGTAAGTATCTgtgttatttatgttttctcTTTGCATGCTATTAGATTTCAAATAGTCTGAAAGAAGTGGTTGTGTGGCTTTGGGCTGTCACCCATGCATGCACAAATAATCAGATTGCAATTCCTGTAAAATCAGTGTTGCTTTAAGCGAAATTACTTAGGAGTAAAATGAAACTGGCAATATAAATCCTTTTtactcctttttcttttcccacttgGCTGCTGATTTTTTATTGTGTAACATGGGGTCCTAGGCCTCCCCGTGCGTAGAAAATTAAGATCCTTTAGCAGTTTGCTTTTTCAGTTGTAATGCGAAATTTTGATGAACTTAGGGGAAAGTTTTGCACAAACATCCttttgataatatattattttttacctCATTCTATGTTAGATTTTCTGAGCTGTCATCTTGGAAGAACAAACTGGGAAATTTCCGAAAAAAGTTGCATTTTTTTCCTTCAAGTTAGAGTAGTCAGGATTTGTATTTAAACTTCATGAGCTGGTTGAGCTTGTTAAACTTAGTACTAGCGGAAGAACAAACTGGGAAATTTCTTGCTtctttattactattttcttttcacttatAATATTGTTTCTGCAACAGGAACTAAAGTTGAGGGAATTCTGCGTCAGTCTGCAGATGTTGAGGAGGTTGATCGCAGAGTTCAAGAATATGAACAGGGTATCTCTTCATTTCAAATTGATTGTTGTTTTAGCATATCTGCATAGTTGTATATCTGGGTCTCAATTATTCAATTGCCTTCTTACATGTCATCTTTTCATAACATAGGCAAGACTGAATTTGGTTCTGATGAGGATGCTCATGTTGTGGGAGACTGTGTAAAGGTAGCATTGTCAGTCATTATATCATTTATTATCCGATTCATGTTCATATTCCTTAGTCATGAAAGTTGTTTGATCCACAGCATGTTCTAAGGGAGCTACCCTCATCCCCAGTTCCTGCATCCTGCTGTACTGCATTGTTGGAGGCTTACAGTATGTTGAACCCTTTGCTTTCTTATTTCCACGTTTTCTCTGAATGTGtgctttttttaaaacaaattctaTAATACCTCCTTAAGATGTGTGTATTCTTGGGGAAAAATTTGGTGCATTATATGTATAGTTAAAGCAAAAAGTACAATCTTGGCTTATGAAGTTATGATGCTTCATGTGCTCGCTTTACCCTGTACCTGCTATACTgtataaatatatcatattcattATATTAAGCATAAAGTTCTGTCCCCATAGCATTAGTTAACTGTCAAAAGCATAAAGTTCTGTCCCCATAgtactttgattctttttgtttcttcatAATTGTATTAGAGGAAACATCTCTGTAATAGTTAATACTGTTGCTTTCTGTTTTCATTGGATAAGAAATTGATCGGAAGGAAGCTCGGATAAGTGCAATGTGCTCTGCGATATTTGAGACATTTCCTGAACCAAACCGTCGCCTGTTACAAAGGTACATCTCCCTGTCACTTTCTAACATTACATGTTTTACTTTTTCCCACATATTTGCTTCTGTTGAGCTTTATGGTGTTCCTGTGATTAAAAGTTCTTATgattgagtttttaattttttgaaaactatgcattttataaaataaatatttgtttttgttatttatttatttgataatgtgaACACTACATGAATGGTAGACATCTTGTTGACATGAGACATGAATGCAGAAAAGATTATTTTCCTGATCTCACTTTCTTTGATAAGAAAGTATGGCATTTTCGGGGGCAGTGGATTGATTGAAGTGATTTTCAGTTTCCCCAACATTTtagtaatatatttatatttctgAAGTTGTTAACTTGATATGCATCATTTTGTAGGATTCTGAAGATGATGCATACAATCTCATCCCATTCTAATGAGAATCGAATGACTCCATCTGCTGTAGCTGCTTGCATGGCCCCCTTGCTTTTACGCCCTTTATTAGCTGGTGAATGTGAGTTGGAGGATGACTTTGATGCTACTGGTGATAATTCTGCGCAGCTTCTTGCTGCTGCAAATGCTGCTAATAATGCTCAAGCCATCATTGCAACCCTTTTGGAGGAGTATGAGAATATTTTTGATGTAAGATGCTACCAGCTTCATTGTTGTTTAATATGGGATATCAATCTAAATGCTTTATGATTTCTTATGCtgagtgtattttttttttaattgctaaaattGCTTTAGAATCTTTCATACCCAAGTCCgtattcaaataatatatcgtgaaaatgaaattatttatacttGGAATTATATCATAAACATTTATAGCCGTTTACCTCTTATTTGAATGAGTTTAGTAATAGTAACAAGCTAGTACAACCGCAGTAAATGCGATGGCAGTGTTATTTCATGAACTATTATTTGATCCTTGTTTCTTATGATTGCTAAGATTTCTTTCTcataattatagttttaaatattgttaagCTTTGCAATAAACCTGTACACTAGAGCTCCTTTCATATGGCCTATTTGTgtgattatttttgttgtttcagGATGAAAATCTACAAAGATGTTCTATATCAGCTGATTCTCGGGTTGAAAATAGTGGTAGTGAAGATTCGAGTGATGATGAAAATCCAGATATGAAAGACAATGGCTACCATGATGCAGAAAATGAAGCCAGTCCGGACACAGATGAAGATCCTTCACGTGTTCTCAGTGGGAAATTAAGTGAAAGCAGTGGTTATGCGGGCAGTGATCTCTATGACTGCAAGGTTCCTTTTATCCCCTTtctctaaaataaaaacaacatcaATGGCTGCACACTTGAATTGTCAACCGGTTAGGGGCCTGGCCCGCTGGGTTTGGAAATGACTCTTTAGTCCCAATTCTGGCCTGAggatattgttatttttttatattaacaaataaagttgtttaatttaaattacgaATGGCTGGTTGCTGGGCCATGTCAGACCTGGCTAAGGTTAGCTCACGTTTTCATTATGTTAGCTTGACCCATCCCATGGAAACCTTTGCACAAACATGCAATGACTTACAGGAGAACTATTATGATGTTGCAATGATCAATGTTAAGAAATGATATCTGGATATCTTGGATGTGGAAAGTAGTTAAGAATTATTTGATGTGTTGGACTTGGGAAGTTGATGGGTTTCATACGTAATAACATTTGATCTTCTTGTTCTGTTGTGCATCCTCTACTGCTGGGAATCATTCATATTGATTCTTTGAGATTCTCTTTCATGCCATACAAACAAGAAGTATCTGGGCTTGTGATTATCCATGAAGATGTGGAAGTGCTTCTATTCATAGAATTTGAGTGATTTCATCTGGAGTGTGTAGTTTTTAGATGGCTTCATTTGATGATAATTTCAAAGAGGATAAACTGAAAATCCATGAAGATATGGAAGGGCTTACTATTCATAGAATTCGAGTGATTTCAGCTGGAGTGTGTAGCTTTTAGACGGCTTTATCATTTGATGATAATTTCAAAGAggataaattgaaaaagaaatatctCTATGTCATGAAAAACAGTGAGGATTAATTAGTAGAACTTCAGCGTAAATAGTTTCATAACATAAACTGTATTAATCATGTTTTGTTGCCTtaggaaggaaaaagaaaagagtttgtAAAACCTTATGTATTGGAAAGCATTTCCCTTCTAGGGTTTTTCTGCTGCACACTAAGCTTTAGCATGATAAAGGACCgaatattgaatgaaataaacCTTCACGTTTTTGTGTTATAGGTTGTTGGAGAACTTGAGTGATAATCCCTTAACTAATCCATTTTCTGTGTACAGGCATTTGGGGATGATGGTTCAGATGTTGTGTCCCCTAGAAACAATAATACTCAGGCTGAGAGTTCAAGCTTATCTGCAGACCCATTGCAGATGAGAGATCCTGACCCTCAACTGGAGGAACATGGCAGGCAAgataaaggaaatgaaaatcCAATCAATGAGATAGATGTTCCAAGTGTGTTACCTACTGGTGAATCTTACCGATCAATGGGTGAGATTCTGTCTTCAATGCATCCTGGCCATCCTGTATCGGTGCCTGGACTTGAATCTTCTACTGAGAAGCCAGTTGGTAAAGCTAGAGGCTCCAGTATTAATTCAAAGAGATCTACATTTTGGGGAAGAAACAATGTGAGTTACCATTTTATGATGCATTATGTAATTGCAAGGATCTCTCAGTTACATGCACTAGACATGTCACGTTTATCCAAGCACTTTctgaattgattttaatatggtTGATTAACGTAGGTAAGATCTATGTCTTGATAAACTTTCCTACGAAGGAGATGAGAAAAAATTATCTTTGAAGCAGTCTTAAGAAAAACGCTTTATTGTTCTTGCATCATTGCTTTGTGCTCCATTGCTGCATTCTAGGATTTTCCATCACACAAGTCATGGTTtagtttctttcattttcttttatcgTTTTTTATAAACCCTGCTTACAGAGGTTAACAAACAAACATGCACCTACAACTTCAAGGCCATAAGTATTCCATCATTCAATAGATAAAGCTCCAAACTATCCAGACATTGCATTTATTGTTCTCAGAATGTTTGTGGGTCATTTAGGTTCAACACATAATGAAGGAgacaagaaaaaattatttttgaagaaGTGTTTTATTGTTCTAGTTTCATCGCTTTGTGTTTCAGTGCTGCATTCTAGGATTTCCATCACATGACtcacaatttattttctttccttttcttttattgtttttgacaaACCCTGCATGCAAAGCTTAACAAACAAACATAGCGCTTACAATGTCGAGGCCATAAGTATTCCATCATTCAATAGATAAAGCTCCAAACCATTCAGACATTGCGTTTATTGTTCTCGGTTTAATGTTTGGGGGTGGTTTAGCTTCAACACATATCAAACTCAGTTCACTggtttctttcatgtaaaaatttGCTCTTAGCGGATTCTTTGGGCCCTGGACTTATTTGGAAGGCTGCTCGTTTTCATGGAATCAAATAGCATAAATGATTGCTGCATCAGCTAGCAAAGAAATGTTAATGAAAATCCTCTCTTGTCTTAgaaattgtatttgaatgactTGCGTATCTGACTCTTCTGGGTCTGGACTTATTTGGAAGGCTGCTCATTTTCATGCACTCAAATAGCAAATATTACTGTTGCATCAACTAGCAAAGAAATGTTAATGAAAATCCTCTCTTAGAAATTGTATAATTTACATATATGACTGGCTTTGATAATCTGCAATCTTATATTTGGACTATATAACAGAACAAGCCTATTTCTACAGACTATTACTGTGCTCCTCAGTAAAGCATATGTGCATCTTGAATGTTGTACCTTACTTTGCTGGTGGATGTATATGTGCTTTGGTTTTTTTGCGGAAATGCAATGAGATGCTTTACTTATTTTTACAGTTTCTGTTGACAGAGGAAAACCATAATTGAATCTTCATTTGCTTTGTCATACAGGCCAGAAAGACACCATCAATGGAATCTGTTGATTCTTCTGGTGAAGAAGAGTAAGTTACTCATTACATTTATAGCTTTCTGCTTTATTATTTGGATTTCTTTTAACTAGTATCTCTGCATTTGAAAACTTACTCAGGCTTTGTGTTTTTGCAATTCTTGCTTAGCACAAGGCTGAATCTTAGTCCATCTTAAAATCTGCCTACTACTTTTAACTTGATAGTGTTGCATGATGCCATTTTGTTAAAACAGTGCAGTTGAGTTCTTATATTGAAGTTGTCTAAAAATATCTTTTACATCTGATGTATTTGGTGTTTTTTCTTCTAGGCTTGCTATACAGAGGCTTGAAATCACTAAGAATGACCTACAACATCGTATTGCAAAAGAGGTAAGCACTACCTTTTTGAAATCATAGTATGCTTGACCAGAGAAATAGATTTTGTCTCCACTGACAGATTGCTTATTATTTTTGTAGGCTAGAGGAAATGCAATCTTACAAGCTAGCTtggaaagaagaaaacaagCGTTGCATGAACGTCGCTTGGCACTTGAGCAAGATGTATTTCTTTCTTACCTATTTTTATTCCTTAGATATTAGTATTACATGTTCGGCAAGGAATTGAGTCTTAGAAATTTCTTGTTTGTGATCATTTTGGATTAGTACTATATGCTTTACTTAGGCCCGTTTCTAtatatttctttgtttgctttagTGAGGAATTAGTTCTATATATTTTGCCTTATTCTAATTATTCTATTGGAGGAGGTCTTAACATTTTCTGGATACTAACAACACAACAGGCTCATGAAGTTGCAAATTTCTTCAGTTGTTCCTTACATACATCCAATAAAAAATGCCTTTGGCAAGTGAGGGTTTTTGAACTGATAAAAGCTGCTTAGAAGATTGGATGAAAATCACTCTGCAGATGGTCACGCTAGGCGATTTTGTGGCTTGCATTTACCGAAAAATAGTTATactttgaatttattttctGCGACTATGCATGCACAGAACAATTATGAGGGTAATAGTTTGGATACTGTTTGAACTAAAAGTATTGTGCAGAATCTCTAACTGTGAACAAACATCAATCTTCTTTCTTTCCAAGAAatgatttttcttgaaaattatgTTCCTAAATTTGTGTTCCTACTTACCTTTAAATTACTATGTAGGTCTGTAGATTGCAAGAGCAGCTACAAGCTGAAAGGGATCTTAGAGCTGCCCTTGAAGTTGGATTGAGCATGTCAGCAGGACAATTTCCTAGTTCCCGTGGAATAGATTCCAAGGTTGGTACTGATTTCAAGAGAATCgttcttttttataaatttagcaTTCCTCATTCTTATAACTTAAATTGATGTAAAGACGAGGGCTGAGCTTGAGGAGATTGCTCTTGCCGAAGCTGATGTGGCTAGATTGAAGCAGAAAGTTGCAGAACTCCACCAGCAGCTGAATCAGCAACGGCAGCATCATTATGGTTCCATATCTGATGCATGTGACCATTACCGACATGTCCAAAATCATAATTCTCAACAGTGAGTTATTGGAATCtttctgttcatttgattcCTAAGCTTTCTCTGTCTAAACTTACTAGCATTGCATGGCAGATTCTAGGTTGTAATGATTGATATCTAGGAACCAATTGAAGTACGCATTTCAGTACTGGATTAAGATTTCAAATTTCCTATCACCTGACTTGTTTCCAAATGTTAGTTCCTTGCATTAGGAGTTATCTTTCGAGCTCCCTCTTGAGGATCTGAAACCCAACATATAATTTTAGTCAAGGTCTTTTTGAAGTTCTTTGGCTGTCAAGGTGAATTCAAGCCCTTAAGAAGATGGACTTCTTATACATCTTGAAAAATAGACTTTCTTATAGGCAGATCTTGTTGAGTGTAGTGTGGGAGGAGAGCCATCTTTATGCTAGCTAATTACTGATTAGGCTTGGTTTGATGTTTGGAAGGGATGTGGTTACTACCAgatgtttttagaaaaaaaaaaaaaatctcggAGAGGAAGAAATCTTTTACTGGATGGGTatgaatggttttttttttttgaagtggTAGTTATTACATCTAATATGGTGATTTTGAAGGGTTTCTACTGATTGatgatttatatattgttttatcattttttttgaactttttactAGGCATTCTAGAACTACCCAAAATGGTAAACAgtatatgtttataatatttgtCTGCTGAAGAGTTGAAACTCAATAATTTTAGTATGAGTTCTTTTCCTTGTGCTTAAAATGTGTATATTTTTGTAGGAGGTTTC
This sequence is a window from Gossypium raimondii isolate GPD5lz chromosome 5, ASM2569854v1, whole genome shotgun sequence. Protein-coding genes within it:
- the LOC105768732 gene encoding rho GTPase-activating protein 7 isoform X1: MSASLAAFERPRGGASNTVFKSGPLFISSKGIGWKSWKKRWFILTRTSLVFFKSDPSALPQRGGEVNLTLGGIDLNNSGSVVVREDKKLLTVLFPDGRDGRAFTLKAETSEDLYEWKTALEHALTQAPSAALVMGHNGIFRSDTTDTIEGSFHQWRDKRTAKSLVVGRPILLALEDIDGSPSFLEKALRFLEKFGTKVEGILRQSADVEEVDRRVQEYEQGKTEFGSDEDAHVVGDCVKHVLRELPSSPVPASCCTALLEAYKIDRKEARISAMCSAIFETFPEPNRRLLQRILKMMHTISSHSNENRMTPSAVAACMAPLLLRPLLAGECELEDDFDATGDNSAQLLAAANAANNAQAIIATLLEEYENIFDDENLQRCSISADSRVENSGSEDSSDDENPDMKDNGYHDAENEASPDTDEDPSRVLSGKLSESSGYAGSDLYDCKAFGDDGSDVVSPRNNNTQAESSSLSADPLQMRDPDPQLEEHGRQDKGNENPINEIDVPSVLPTGESYRSMGEILSSMHPGHPVSVPGLESSTEKPVGKARGSSINSKRSTFWGRNNARKTPSMESVDSSGEEELAIQRLEITKNDLQHRIAKEARGNAILQASLERRKQALHERRLALEQDVCRLQEQLQAERDLRAALEVGLSMSAGQFPSSRGIDSKTRAELEEIALAEADVARLKQKVAELHQQLNQQRQHHYGSISDACDHYRHVQNHNSQQRFLQQDFDTTLAFVNHERKQRTEESLLGPDWRNVKGQELAVGNSSKQPTRKQFMESTSLSDSKSAELSVNMSMDEVTSASIPSTSRAAEVIDYTRHPSAASSALVELTTRLDFFKERRSQLIEQLHNLDLNYGTSSQEFLYKPSSSPPWN
- the LOC105768732 gene encoding rho GTPase-activating protein 7 isoform X2, which produces MSASLAAFERPRGGASNTVFKSGPLFISSKGIGWKSWKKRWFILTRTSLVFFKSDPSALPQRGGEVNLTLGGIDLNNSGSVVVREDKKLLTVLFPDGRDGRAFTLKAETSEDLYEWKTALEHALTQAPSAALVMGHNGIFRSDTTDTIEGSFHQWRDKRTAKSLVVGRPILLALEDIDGSPSFLEKALRFLEKFGTKVEGILRQSADVEEVDRRVQEYEQGKTEFGSDEDAHVVGDCVKHVLRELPSSPVPASCCTALLEAYKIDRKEARISAMCSAIFETFPEPNRRLLQRILKMMHTISSHSNENRMTPSAVAACMAPLLLRPLLAGECELEDDFDATGDNSAQLLAAANAANNAQAIIATLLEEYENIFDDENLQRCSISADSRVENSGSEDSSDDENPDMKDNGYHDAENEASPDTDEDPSRVLSGKLSESSGYAGSDLYDCKAFGDDGSDVVSPRNNNTQAESSSLSADPLQMRDPDPQLEEHGRQDKGNENPINEIDVPSVLPTGESYRSMGEILSSMHPGHPVSVPGLESSTEKPVGKARGSSINSKRSTFWGRNNARKTPSMESVDSSGEEELAIQRLEITKNDLQHRIAKEARGNAILQASLERRKQALHERRLALEQDVCRLQEQLQAERDLRAALEVGLSMSAGQFPSSRGIDSKTRAELEEIALAEADVARLKQKVAELHQQLNQQRQHHYGSISDACDHYRHVQNHNSQQRFLQQDFDTTLAFVNHERKQRTELKLNNFITSSFPCA